In Pseudomonas flavescens, the sequence GCGCGCCTGACATTCATCTGCCGCAACAGGCGGCCCGTTCGCACTGACCGATTTTCCAAGCCACGAGGCTGATCATGATCCATGAAGAATTCCTGCGTTTGGCCGCTGAAGGCTACAACCGCATTCCGCTTGCCTGCGAAACCATCGCCGACTTCGACACGCCACTGTCGATCTACCTGAAGCTGGCCGACGCGCCCAATTCCTACCTGCTCGAGTCGGTGCAGGGCGGCGAGAAGTGGGGCCGCTATTCGATCATCGGCCTGCCGGCGCGTACCGTGCTGCGCGTGCACGACCACAGCGTGGTGATCAGCACCGATGGCGTCGACGTCGAACGCCACGAATGTGCCGACCCATTGGACTTCGTCGAGACCTTCAAGGCTCGCTACAGCGTACCGACCATTGCCGGTCTGCCGCGCTTCAACGGCGGCCTGGTCGGCTACTTCGCCTATGACAGCGTGCGCTATGTGGAACCGAAGCTGGCCGGTGGCGTCAACCCCGACACCCTGGGTACCCCGGACATCCTGCTGATGGTCTCCGACGCCGTGGTGGTGTTCGACAACCTGGCCGGCAAGATGCACGCCATCGTGCTGGTCGACCCGGCCGAGCCCGACGCCTTCGCCCGTGGCCAGGAGCAGCTGCAGGCCATCCTGCACAAGCTGCGTCAGCCCTTCACGCCGCGCCTTGGCGTAGACCTCAACAAGGCGTCGGGTGAGGAGCCGTCCTTCCGCTCCAGCTTCAGCCGCGACGACTACGAACGCTCGGTCAACGCCATCAAGGATTACATCCTCGCTGGCGACTGCATGCAGGTGGTGATCTCCCAGCGCATGTCGATCCCGTTCAAGGCCGCGCCCATCGACCTGTATCGGGCACTGCGCTGCATCAATCCGACGCCGTACATGTACTTCTTCAACTTCGGTGACTTCCACGTCGTCGGCTCGTCGCCGGAAGTGCTGGTGCGCGTGGAAGACAACCTGGTCACCGTACGCCCCATCGCCGGCACCCGTCCGCGCGGCGCCACCGAAGAGGCCGACCTGGCGCTGGAGCAGGACCTGCTCTCCGACGCCAAGGAAGTCGCTGAGCACCTGATGCTCATCGACCTGGGCCGTAACGACACCGGCCGCGTCTCGGAAATCGGCTCGGTGAAGCTGACCGAGAAGATGGTCATCGAGCGTTATTCCAACGTCATGCACATCGTTTCCAACGTCACCGGCGAGCTGAAGAAAGGCCTTACCTCCATGGACGCCCTGCGCGCCATCCTGCCGGCCGGTACCCTCTCGGGCGCACCGAAGATCCGCGCAA encodes:
- the trpE gene encoding anthranilate synthase component I, whose translation is MIHEEFLRLAAEGYNRIPLACETIADFDTPLSIYLKLADAPNSYLLESVQGGEKWGRYSIIGLPARTVLRVHDHSVVISTDGVDVERHECADPLDFVETFKARYSVPTIAGLPRFNGGLVGYFAYDSVRYVEPKLAGGVNPDTLGTPDILLMVSDAVVVFDNLAGKMHAIVLVDPAEPDAFARGQEQLQAILHKLRQPFTPRLGVDLNKASGEEPSFRSSFSRDDYERSVNAIKDYILAGDCMQVVISQRMSIPFKAAPIDLYRALRCINPTPYMYFFNFGDFHVVGSSPEVLVRVEDNLVTVRPIAGTRPRGATEEADLALEQDLLSDAKEVAEHLMLIDLGRNDTGRVSEIGSVKLTEKMVIERYSNVMHIVSNVTGELKKGLTSMDALRAILPAGTLSGAPKIRAMEIIDELEPVKRGVYGGAVGYYAWNGNMDTAIAIRTAVIKDGELHVQAGAGIVADSVPALEWEETLNKRRAMFKAVALAEQSGS